The proteins below come from a single Acidovorax sp. NCPPB 4044 genomic window:
- a CDS encoding ABC transporter permease, with amino-acid sequence MEAYALLLGSTLSAGTVLALAALGLLINEKAGVVNLGAEGMMLCAAIAGFATVVHTGSTWLGFAAGMGAGALLAAVFGVLVIWLGTNQYATGLALSLFGVGFSAFAGIQYVQAKLPALPQYAVPVLSDLPLVGPAFFRQHPLVYGAIALTAGLAWFLYRSRAGLVLRSVGESPESAHALGYSVRRIRLAAVVAGGALCGLSGAYISTVYTPLWVEGMVAGRGWIALALTTFATWRPARVLLGAYLFGGVTMLQFHLQATGVQVASQLLSMLPYVSTIVVLALISRNPAWIRANMPASLGKPFHPGA; translated from the coding sequence ATGGAAGCCTACGCACTGCTCCTGGGCTCCACGCTGAGCGCCGGCACCGTGCTGGCGCTGGCCGCGCTGGGGCTGCTGATCAACGAGAAGGCGGGCGTGGTGAACCTGGGGGCCGAGGGCATGATGCTCTGCGCGGCCATCGCGGGCTTCGCCACCGTGGTCCACACCGGCAGCACCTGGCTCGGCTTCGCGGCCGGGATGGGGGCAGGCGCGCTGCTCGCTGCCGTGTTCGGGGTGCTGGTGATCTGGCTGGGCACCAACCAGTACGCCACGGGCCTGGCGCTGAGCCTCTTCGGCGTGGGGTTCTCTGCCTTCGCCGGCATCCAGTACGTGCAGGCCAAGCTGCCCGCGCTGCCGCAGTACGCGGTGCCGGTGCTGTCCGACCTGCCGCTGGTGGGGCCCGCGTTCTTCCGCCAGCACCCGCTCGTGTACGGCGCGATCGCCCTGACGGCGGGGCTGGCATGGTTCCTGTACCGCTCGCGCGCCGGCCTGGTGCTGCGCTCGGTGGGGGAGTCGCCCGAATCGGCACACGCGCTGGGCTATTCCGTGCGGCGCATCCGCCTCGCGGCCGTGGTGGCGGGTGGGGCGCTCTGCGGCCTTTCGGGCGCCTACATCTCCACGGTCTACACGCCGCTCTGGGTCGAGGGCATGGTGGCCGGGCGCGGCTGGATCGCGCTGGCCCTCACCACCTTCGCCACCTGGCGCCCGGCACGGGTGTTGCTTGGTGCCTACCTGTTCGGTGGCGTGACGATGCTGCAGTTCCACCTGCAGGCCACGGGCGTGCAGGTGGCCAGCCAGTTGCTCAGCATGCTGCCCTACGTGTCGACGATCGTGGTGCTCGCGCTCATCTCGCGCAACCCGGCGTGGATCCGCGCGAACATGCCAGCCTCCCTGGGCAAGCCGTTCCATCCCGGCGCGTAA
- a CDS encoding CzcE family metal-binding protein — MKSIRHSLSAALACAALLPAAGFASGIIHSAPTESGYTSHPDHAGTAPAAASRSKAEADGTAYASGQSTLGRPASATDAVRTVDASQTRTLNVKCGQTIAFRNGDKTFAWKFDVAAHRPVSLAAISPPDFGAGTLQVYVAPNEGERN; from the coding sequence ATGAAAAGCATCCGCCACTCCCTGTCTGCCGCCCTGGCTTGCGCCGCCCTGCTGCCCGCGGCCGGCTTTGCCAGCGGCATCATCCACAGCGCCCCCACCGAGTCGGGCTACACCTCGCACCCCGACCACGCAGGCACGGCCCCGGCCGCCGCCTCCCGTTCGAAAGCCGAGGCAGACGGCACGGCTTACGCCAGCGGCCAGTCCACCCTCGGCCGGCCCGCGAGCGCCACAGACGCAGTACGTACAGTCGATGCCTCGCAGACGCGGACGCTCAACGTGAAATGCGGCCAGACCATCGCGTTCCGCAATGGCGACAAAACGTTCGCGTGGAAGTTCGATGTGGCGGCCCACCGCCCCGTGAGCCTGGCCGCGATCAGTCCGCCGGACTTCGGCGCGGGCACGCTGCAGGTGTATGTCGCGCCGAACGAAGGCGAACGCAACTGA
- a CDS encoding BMP family ABC transporter substrate-binding protein, with amino-acid sequence MTDLHKRSLLKVAALSALAAAAMAGCGKKDEPAPAAPAAPAAQAPAAKAEPLKIAFAYVGPVGDGGWSFAHDNGRKAIEKEFGDKVQTSFVESVPESADAERVLRDMAGQGNKLIFGTTFGYMETIQKLAPEFKDVKFEHATGYKTAENVRTYDSRTYEGAYMAGVIAGAMTKTDTLGVVGSVPIPEVIRNINSFTLGAQSVNPKVKTKVVWVNEWFSPPKETEAATSLINGGADVLFQNTDSPAVLKTAQEKGKRAFGWDSDMTAYGPKAHLASAVINWGPYYIQSTREVLEGKWTTGQHWWGVKEGAIDLVSIAEDVPAETRAKVEQVKAGLKDGSFSIWKGPIVGQDGKELLAKDVVADDKFLSGISFYVKGVEGTVPGGDKK; translated from the coding sequence ATGACCGATCTGCACAAGCGTTCGCTGCTCAAGGTGGCCGCGCTCTCCGCCCTGGCGGCCGCCGCGATGGCGGGCTGCGGCAAGAAGGACGAGCCGGCGCCCGCGGCACCGGCTGCGCCTGCCGCCCAGGCGCCGGCGGCCAAGGCCGAGCCGCTCAAGATCGCGTTCGCGTATGTGGGCCCGGTGGGCGACGGCGGCTGGTCTTTCGCGCACGACAACGGCCGCAAGGCCATCGAGAAGGAATTCGGCGACAAGGTGCAGACCAGCTTCGTCGAGAGCGTGCCCGAGTCGGCCGATGCCGAGCGCGTGCTGCGCGACATGGCGGGCCAGGGCAACAAGCTGATCTTCGGCACCACCTTCGGCTACATGGAAACCATCCAGAAGCTGGCGCCCGAATTCAAGGACGTGAAGTTCGAGCACGCCACCGGCTACAAGACGGCCGAGAACGTCCGCACCTACGACAGCCGCACCTACGAGGGCGCCTACATGGCCGGCGTCATCGCGGGCGCGATGACCAAGACCGACACGCTCGGCGTGGTGGGCTCGGTGCCGATTCCCGAGGTGATCCGCAACATCAACAGCTTCACGCTCGGCGCGCAGTCGGTCAACCCGAAGGTCAAGACCAAGGTGGTGTGGGTGAACGAGTGGTTCAGCCCCCCGAAGGAAACCGAAGCCGCCACCTCGCTCATCAACGGCGGCGCCGACGTGCTGTTCCAGAACACCGATTCGCCCGCGGTGCTCAAGACCGCGCAGGAAAAGGGCAAGCGCGCCTTCGGCTGGGATTCCGACATGACCGCCTACGGCCCCAAGGCCCACCTGGCCTCGGCCGTCATCAACTGGGGTCCGTACTACATCCAGTCCACGCGCGAAGTGCTCGAAGGCAAGTGGACCACGGGCCAGCACTGGTGGGGCGTGAAGGAAGGCGCGATCGATCTCGTGTCGATCGCCGAAGACGTGCCCGCCGAAACCCGGGCGAAGGTGGAGCAGGTCAAGGCCGGCCTGAAGGATGGTTCGTTCTCGATCTGGAAAGGCCCCATCGTGGGCCAGGACGGCAAGGAACTGCTGGCCAAGGACGTGGTGGCCGACGATAAATTCCTCTCGGGCATCAGCTTCTACGTCAAGGGCGTGGAAGGTACCGTGCCGGGCGGCGACAAGAAGTAA
- a CDS encoding ABC transporter permease, which yields MLKLEPRPQASRLWTYGSPLLALAITILIGMVLFGAMGKDPVRGLQVFFWEPVKSQYALGELMVKATPLLLIALGLAVCFRSNVWNIGAEGQFVIGAVAAGGTALLAGPGTGPWIVPAILVAGVLGGMFWAGIAALLRDRFNANEILVSLMLVYVATLVLGYLVYGPWKDPMGYNFPQTKTFERVTQIPRLMQGSRMTIGLPIALAAAAALWVFLFRTRAGFAQQVGGLAPAAARYAGFSSRRALWTALLVSGGAAGLAGALEVAGPLGQLTPYVPAGYGFAAIIVAFVGRLHPVGMVFSAVLMSMFYIGGELAQSRLGLPKSLTGVFQGLLLFTLLACDTLIAYRVRWTGTAARGRAA from the coding sequence CGCCTGTGGACCTATGGCTCGCCGCTGCTCGCGCTGGCCATCACCATATTGATCGGCATGGTGCTGTTCGGCGCCATGGGCAAGGACCCCGTGCGCGGCCTGCAGGTGTTCTTCTGGGAGCCGGTCAAGTCGCAATATGCGCTGGGCGAACTGATGGTGAAGGCCACGCCGCTGCTGCTGATCGCGCTGGGGCTGGCCGTGTGCTTCCGGTCCAATGTGTGGAACATCGGCGCGGAGGGACAGTTCGTCATCGGCGCCGTGGCGGCTGGCGGCACCGCGCTGCTGGCGGGGCCGGGCACCGGCCCCTGGATCGTGCCGGCCATCCTCGTGGCCGGCGTGCTGGGCGGCATGTTCTGGGCCGGCATCGCCGCGCTGCTGCGCGACCGTTTCAATGCCAACGAGATCCTCGTGAGCCTGATGCTGGTCTACGTGGCCACGCTGGTGCTGGGCTATCTCGTCTATGGCCCCTGGAAGGACCCCATGGGCTACAACTTCCCGCAGACCAAGACCTTCGAGCGCGTGACGCAGATCCCGCGGCTGATGCAGGGATCGCGCATGACCATCGGCCTGCCCATCGCGCTCGCGGCGGCAGCGGCGCTGTGGGTTTTCCTGTTCCGCACGCGCGCCGGCTTTGCCCAGCAGGTGGGTGGGCTGGCCCCGGCGGCGGCGCGCTACGCCGGCTTTTCGTCGCGGCGCGCGCTGTGGACCGCGCTGCTGGTCTCCGGCGGCGCGGCCGGGCTCGCCGGTGCGCTGGAGGTGGCAGGCCCCCTGGGCCAGCTCACGCCGTACGTGCCGGCGGGCTATGGATTCGCGGCCATCATCGTGGCCTTCGTCGGGCGGTTGCACCCGGTGGGCATGGTGTTCTCCGCCGTGCTCATGAGCATGTTCTATATCGGCGGTGAACTGGCGCAGTCGCGCCTCGGGCTGCCGAAGTCGCTCACGGGAGTGTTCCAGGGCCTGCTGCTGTTCACGCTGCTGGCCTGCGACACGCTCATCGCCTACCGTGTCCGCTGGACCGGCACGGCGGCGCGCGGGAGGGCTGCGTGA
- a CDS encoding penicillin acylase family protein has protein sequence MHESSCCGLRPLSALCLAALTACGGSTGNATGDAASGRPAATYQAEIRRTAMGIPHIKANSWGSAGFGYGYAQAQDNLCTMADSFLTYRGERSRHFGGDARVAYDSTLGRPLNIESDFFHRHVLTADVIERMAASQPEKLRQMVEGFAAGYNRYLQEARTSETAHAACRTESWVQPIAAQDLWRRMFAANLAGGYSNFAAAIANATLPQQTPLQPAATHAPARTASIDPRLTRAPALQVGGTLGVGSNMMGFGSAATGEGTALLFGNPHWYWKGADRFYQAQLTIPGELDVSGVSFLGIPVVLIGFNADIAWSHTVSTARRFGLYQLQLAEDDRTSYLRDGRRVAMQPHTITVQNRDPSGAVVDVTRTLYQTDVGPVVNLGHLNPALAWSDTTAFAIRDINAGNFRSFRMWMRWSQAKSLDEFIGIQRQEAATPWVNTVAVGRGQPDAWYADIGAVPNVSAEQMASCATAAGKAVAAALPNVPFLDGSRSDCDWQSDPDSVQAGAVGLQRMPSQLRPDYVANMNDSYWLTNVHAPLTGFPAIFGPAGTQAQTLRTRLGHAMVLDRFAGADGYAGRLASSAAVRQMVLGSRVFSAERFKDDALGIVCAAPQIALNGSDVEVASACAALRAWDNTGSATARGSHVWDEFWRRAQALPATQLYAEAFDPARPIDTPRGLRPAAAGPLRQAFAEAVAKVRASGFAMDAPRGEVLYATRGGQKIPLYGGCGWGYFTITCSENPIDRGGYSMDGQPHGNSYLQVVGFPAGRVLAHTLLAHSLSDDPASPHQGDSTRAYGRQQWLRVPFTEDEITADADYRTITVRP, from the coding sequence ATGCATGAATCATCTTGTTGCGGTTTGCGTCCGCTGTCCGCGCTGTGCCTTGCCGCCCTGACGGCCTGTGGGGGCAGCACCGGCAATGCCACGGGCGACGCTGCCTCCGGCCGCCCGGCTGCCACCTACCAGGCCGAGATCCGCCGCACCGCGATGGGCATTCCCCACATCAAGGCCAACAGCTGGGGCAGTGCCGGCTTCGGTTACGGCTACGCACAGGCACAGGACAACCTGTGCACCATGGCGGACTCCTTCCTTACCTACCGGGGCGAGCGCTCGCGCCATTTCGGCGGCGACGCGCGGGTGGCCTACGACAGCACGCTCGGCCGTCCGCTCAACATCGAATCCGACTTCTTCCACCGCCATGTGCTCACGGCCGATGTGATCGAGCGCATGGCGGCCTCGCAGCCCGAGAAACTGCGCCAGATGGTGGAAGGCTTTGCCGCCGGTTACAACCGCTACCTACAGGAGGCCCGCACATCGGAAACGGCCCATGCGGCCTGCCGCACCGAATCCTGGGTGCAGCCGATCGCGGCGCAGGACCTGTGGCGCCGCATGTTCGCCGCCAACCTGGCCGGCGGATACAGCAATTTCGCGGCGGCGATCGCCAACGCCACGCTGCCGCAGCAGACCCCGCTGCAACCCGCCGCAACGCATGCGCCCGCTCGCACGGCCTCCATCGACCCCCGCCTCACGCGCGCACCCGCCCTGCAGGTGGGCGGCACGCTCGGTGTCGGCAGCAACATGATGGGTTTCGGGTCGGCCGCCACCGGCGAAGGCACTGCGCTGCTGTTCGGCAATCCGCACTGGTACTGGAAGGGGGCCGACCGCTTCTACCAGGCCCAGCTCACGATCCCGGGCGAGCTGGACGTGAGCGGCGTGTCGTTCCTCGGCATTCCGGTGGTGCTGATCGGCTTCAATGCCGACATCGCCTGGAGCCACACGGTGTCCACCGCGCGCCGGTTCGGGCTCTACCAGCTTCAGCTCGCCGAGGACGATCGCACCAGCTATCTGCGCGATGGCCGGCGCGTGGCGATGCAACCCCACACCATCACCGTGCAGAACCGCGATCCGTCCGGAGCGGTGGTCGACGTCACGCGCACGCTCTACCAGACCGACGTCGGGCCTGTGGTGAACCTCGGCCACCTCAATCCAGCCCTGGCCTGGAGCGACACCACGGCATTTGCCATCCGCGACATCAATGCCGGGAACTTCCGCAGCTTCCGCATGTGGATGCGCTGGAGCCAGGCGAAATCGCTCGACGAATTCATCGGCATCCAGCGCCAGGAGGCGGCGACCCCGTGGGTCAACACCGTGGCAGTGGGCCGCGGCCAACCCGATGCCTGGTATGCCGATATCGGTGCCGTGCCCAATGTCAGCGCCGAGCAGATGGCCTCCTGCGCCACGGCGGCCGGCAAGGCCGTCGCGGCGGCGCTTCCCAACGTGCCCTTTTTGGACGGATCGCGCAGCGACTGCGACTGGCAGAGCGACCCCGATTCGGTGCAGGCCGGTGCGGTGGGCCTCCAACGCATGCCGAGCCAGCTGCGGCCCGATTACGTCGCCAACATGAACGACAGCTACTGGCTGACCAACGTCCACGCGCCGCTCACGGGGTTTCCCGCCATCTTCGGACCGGCGGGCACGCAGGCGCAGACCCTTCGCACGCGCCTGGGCCACGCCATGGTGCTCGACCGTTTCGCCGGTGCGGACGGTTACGCGGGGCGGCTGGCCAGCAGCGCCGCGGTGCGGCAGATGGTGCTGGGCAGCCGTGTCTTCTCGGCGGAGCGCTTCAAGGACGATGCCCTCGGCATCGTGTGCGCGGCACCGCAGATCGCCCTGAACGGCAGCGATGTGGAGGTGGCTTCCGCATGCGCCGCCCTGCGCGCCTGGGACAACACCGGCAGCGCCACCGCGCGCGGCTCGCATGTCTGGGACGAATTCTGGCGGCGCGCGCAGGCGCTGCCGGCCACGCAGCTCTATGCCGAAGCCTTCGATCCCGCCCGCCCCATCGACACGCCCCGGGGGCTGCGGCCCGCGGCGGCGGGGCCCCTGCGGCAAGCTTTTGCCGAGGCGGTTGCCAAAGTGCGCGCCAGCGGGTTCGCGATGGACGCACCCCGGGGCGAGGTGCTGTATGCCACGCGCGGCGGGCAGAAGATCCCGCTCTACGGCGGCTGCGGTTGGGGCTACTTCACCATCACCTGCTCCGAGAATCCCATCGATCGAGGCGGCTACAGCATGGACGGCCAGCCGCACGGCAACAGCTATCTGCAGGTGGTGGGCTTTCCGGCAGGGCGCGTGCTGGCCCACACGCTGCTGGCCCACTCGCTCTCGGACGACCCGGCCTCGCCGCACCAGGGCGACTCCACCCGCGCCTATGGAAGGCAGCAATGGCTGCGCGTGCCTTTCACGGAGGACGAAATCACCGCAGACGCGGACTACCGCACGATCACCGTGCGCCCATAG
- a CDS encoding amylo-alpha-1,6-glucosidase, which translates to MTDHPLDAPSLALIDACSEASLALLESNLTPHGILAASRTAAAVARRYTRIFGRDAAICVMAMCGSGVPALEEGAVASLDALAAQQAPNGQIPKYVDPEGQDADFWYLGCIDATLWWLIAVDHVRRHGEVGGTRWSDSVERAIGWLLAQEHQHFRLLQQNEASDWADIMPRSGYVLYTNALWFEVKRRFALCHAEETHHHFNHLFNPFQRDLPHYHRARLLQHYARRGRRDPGLYLSFVNLAVVGDEGDVFGNLLAIQGGLADEAMAHSITNTIEATHAGGTHPVRVVLHPLSQQHSLWRAYMGRHRQNLMHQYHNGGIWPFVGGFWVMALAKLGLHSAGWTELEKLARANARDDWRFTEWFHGRTLAPMGMAGQSWNAATFLLARRALQGDCTAW; encoded by the coding sequence ATGACCGACCATCCACTCGACGCCCCTTCGCTCGCGCTGATCGATGCGTGCTCCGAGGCTTCGCTTGCACTGCTCGAAAGCAATCTCACGCCCCACGGCATCCTGGCTGCAAGCCGCACCGCAGCGGCCGTGGCACGGCGCTACACGCGCATCTTCGGACGCGACGCGGCCATCTGCGTGATGGCGATGTGCGGCAGTGGCGTGCCGGCCCTGGAAGAGGGCGCAGTGGCCAGCCTCGACGCGCTCGCGGCGCAGCAGGCGCCCAATGGGCAGATCCCGAAATACGTGGACCCCGAGGGGCAGGATGCGGACTTCTGGTACCTGGGCTGCATCGACGCCACGCTGTGGTGGCTGATCGCGGTGGACCATGTGCGCCGGCACGGCGAGGTGGGCGGGACGCGTTGGTCGGACAGCGTGGAACGGGCGATCGGCTGGCTGCTGGCGCAGGAGCACCAGCACTTCCGGCTGCTCCAGCAGAACGAGGCCAGCGACTGGGCGGACATCATGCCGCGGTCGGGCTACGTGCTCTACACCAACGCGCTGTGGTTCGAGGTGAAGCGCCGCTTCGCGCTGTGCCATGCGGAAGAGACGCACCACCATTTCAACCACCTCTTCAACCCCTTCCAGCGCGATCTTCCCCACTACCACCGCGCGCGGCTCCTGCAGCATTACGCACGCCGCGGCCGGCGCGATCCGGGTCTCTACCTGAGCTTCGTGAACCTGGCGGTGGTGGGCGACGAGGGCGATGTGTTCGGCAACCTGCTGGCCATCCAGGGCGGCCTGGCCGACGAGGCGATGGCGCACAGCATCACGAATACCATCGAAGCCACCCACGCGGGCGGCACGCACCCCGTGCGCGTGGTGCTGCACCCGCTCTCGCAGCAGCACAGCCTCTGGCGTGCCTACATGGGCCGGCATCGGCAGAACCTGATGCACCAGTACCACAACGGCGGCATCTGGCCTTTCGTGGGCGGGTTCTGGGTGATGGCCCTCGCGAAGCTGGGGCTGCACTCGGCGGGCTGGACCGAGCTGGAAAAGCTGGCGCGCGCGAATGCGCGCGACGACTGGCGCTTCACCGAGTGGTTCCATGGCCGCACGCTGGCCCCGATGGGCATGGCTGGCCAGAGCTGGAATGCGGCGACCTTCCTGCTGGCACGGCGCGCGTTGCAAGGCGACTGCACGGCCTGGTGA
- a CDS encoding 2-hydroxyacid dehydrogenase, whose product MSTPRIPLLVLNTLSPQHQAQIAAVYDLHYAPQPNDRTQAIAAQGGLFRAVLTIGSVGLTAQEIEAMPSLELICALGAGYENIALDAARARGIAVANGAGTNDDCVADHAFGLLISIVRGLRPLDRLCREGVWRDAIGLPPNVSGKRLGIFGLGTIGQKIARRAAGFDMQIGYHNRSPREGTPHTYFGSLRELAEWCDILVCATPGGPATRHAVNTEVLDAIGPLGYLVNIARGSVVDTEALAAALREHRIAGAGLDVYESEPHPPEALIGLDNLVLTPHVAGWSPEAVQSSVDRFLANAAGHFAGTGVVSPV is encoded by the coding sequence GTGTCCACACCCCGCATTCCCCTTCTCGTCCTCAATACCCTGTCGCCGCAGCACCAGGCGCAGATCGCCGCGGTCTACGACCTGCACTACGCGCCCCAGCCCAACGACCGCACGCAGGCCATCGCCGCGCAGGGCGGGCTGTTCCGCGCGGTGCTGACCATCGGCTCGGTCGGGCTGACCGCCCAGGAGATCGAAGCCATGCCTTCGCTCGAACTCATCTGCGCACTGGGCGCGGGCTACGAGAACATCGCGCTCGATGCCGCCCGGGCACGGGGCATCGCGGTGGCCAACGGCGCGGGCACCAACGACGACTGCGTGGCCGACCATGCCTTCGGGCTGCTGATCTCCATCGTGCGCGGCCTGCGCCCGCTGGACCGGCTTTGCCGCGAAGGCGTGTGGCGCGATGCCATCGGCCTGCCGCCGAACGTTTCGGGCAAGCGCCTGGGCATCTTCGGCCTGGGCACCATCGGCCAGAAGATCGCGCGCCGCGCGGCCGGCTTCGACATGCAGATCGGCTACCACAACCGCAGCCCCCGCGAGGGCACGCCCCACACGTATTTCGGGAGCCTGCGCGAACTCGCCGAATGGTGCGACATCCTCGTGTGTGCCACGCCCGGCGGTCCCGCCACGCGGCATGCGGTGAACACGGAAGTGCTCGACGCCATCGGCCCGCTGGGCTACCTGGTGAACATTGCGCGCGGCAGCGTGGTCGATACCGAGGCGCTGGCGGCAGCGCTGCGCGAGCACCGCATTGCCGGCGCAGGGCTGGATGTCTACGAGAGCGAGCCGCATCCGCCCGAGGCCCTCATCGGGCTCGACAATCTGGTGTTGACGCCCCACGTGGCCGGCTGGTCACCCGAAGCCGTGCAGTCCAGCGTAGACCGCTTCCTCGCGAATGCTGCGGGGCATTTCGCCGGGACCGGCGTGGTTTCCCCGGTCTGA
- a CDS encoding BMP family ABC transporter substrate-binding protein, translating into MYKNLAAALAAACLFLAPTAFSQPAAAGAAQQPGPVKAGFVYVSPITEAGWTRQHEEGRRAVEAALGPQVRTTFVENVAEGADAERVIRDLAATGHQIIFTPSFGYMEPTLKVARDFPDVKFESITGYKTAPNVATANARYYEGRYLAGVAAGRMTRSHVAGFVAGFPIPEVLQGINAFTLGMRSVDPKATVKVVWLNAWFDPPKERDAAMALFNDGVDVVAFHTGSTAVMAAAQERGRFAIGYHSDMRQVGPDAQILAVTHQWGAYYTERVRAVREGRWKSGNVWGGVREGMVRVEGFGSKVPPAVQKEVLARQEDIARGRLHPFRAGASPVRDNTGREVIAPGRTLTDEQILRMDWFAEGVQR; encoded by the coding sequence ATGTACAAAAACCTCGCTGCCGCGCTCGCGGCCGCCTGTCTTTTCCTTGCCCCCACCGCGTTCTCCCAGCCAGCCGCAGCCGGCGCTGCTCAGCAGCCCGGGCCCGTGAAGGCCGGCTTCGTCTATGTGTCGCCGATCACCGAAGCCGGCTGGACGCGGCAGCACGAGGAGGGCCGCCGCGCCGTGGAGGCCGCGCTGGGCCCGCAGGTGCGCACCACCTTCGTAGAGAACGTGGCCGAGGGCGCCGACGCGGAGCGCGTGATCCGCGATCTGGCGGCGACGGGGCACCAGATCATCTTCACGCCCAGCTTCGGCTACATGGAGCCCACGCTGAAGGTGGCGCGCGACTTCCCCGATGTGAAGTTCGAGTCCATCACGGGCTACAAGACCGCACCCAATGTGGCCACGGCCAATGCGCGCTATTACGAAGGCCGGTACCTCGCGGGGGTGGCTGCCGGCCGCATGACCCGGTCGCATGTGGCGGGCTTCGTGGCAGGCTTTCCGATTCCCGAGGTGCTGCAGGGCATCAATGCGTTCACGCTGGGCATGCGCTCGGTGGACCCGAAGGCCACGGTGAAAGTGGTGTGGCTCAACGCCTGGTTCGATCCTCCGAAGGAGCGAGACGCCGCCATGGCGCTTTTCAACGACGGCGTGGATGTGGTGGCTTTTCACACCGGCTCCACCGCCGTGATGGCGGCAGCGCAGGAGCGGGGCCGCTTCGCCATCGGCTACCACTCCGACATGCGGCAGGTCGGCCCGGACGCGCAGATCCTGGCCGTCACCCACCAATGGGGCGCCTACTACACGGAGCGTGTGCGCGCGGTGCGGGAGGGCCGCTGGAAGAGCGGCAACGTCTGGGGAGGTGTGCGCGAGGGCATGGTGCGTGTGGAAGGTTTCGGCAGCAAGGTGCCCCCCGCCGTGCAGAAGGAAGTGCTGGCCCGGCAGGAGGACATCGCGCGCGGCCGCCTGCACCCGTTCCGGGCCGGTGCCTCGCCCGTGCGCGACAACACCGGCCGCGAGGTGATCGCCCCTGGCCGCACGTTGACCGACGAGCAGATCCTGCGCATGGACTGGTTCGCCGAGGGCGTGCAGCGATAG
- a CDS encoding adenosine deaminase — MTDHHPAIDARIEHLDALGAARLPELLRTMPKAELHMHIEGSLEPELIFALAQRNGVRIPYASVEELRRAYAFTDLQSFLDIYYAGASVLLTEQDFYDMAWAYLERAAADHVVHTEMFFDPQTHTARGVGMEVVIGGLHRACVDARARLGVSASLILCFLRHLSEEDAFATLEQALPFREQFIGVGLDSSEVGHPPEKFARVFARCRGLGLRLVAHAGEEGPPAYIRSALDVLHVERIDHGVQAVHDAELMQRLARERIPLTVCPLSNLKLCVFPDLARHNLRQLLDAGLAATVNSDDPAYFGGYVNDNFLQLFAADPLLTARHAYQLAFNSFEASFAPDAQRREWMQQLRQHFEQAALPGE; from the coding sequence ATGACCGATCACCACCCCGCCATCGACGCGCGGATCGAACACCTCGATGCCCTCGGCGCGGCGCGCCTGCCCGAGCTGCTGCGCACCATGCCCAAGGCCGAGCTGCACATGCACATCGAGGGCTCGCTGGAGCCCGAGCTGATCTTCGCGCTGGCGCAGCGCAACGGCGTGCGCATTCCCTATGCCAGCGTGGAAGAACTGCGCAGGGCCTATGCCTTCACCGATCTGCAGAGCTTCCTCGACATCTATTACGCGGGTGCGAGCGTGCTGCTGACCGAGCAGGATTTCTACGACATGGCCTGGGCCTACCTGGAGCGTGCGGCGGCCGACCACGTGGTGCACACCGAAATGTTCTTCGACCCCCAGACACACACCGCGCGCGGTGTCGGCATGGAGGTGGTGATCGGCGGCCTGCACCGCGCATGCGTGGATGCCCGCGCGCGGCTGGGGGTGAGCGCATCGCTGATCCTGTGCTTCCTGCGCCACTTGAGCGAGGAAGACGCGTTCGCGACGCTGGAACAGGCGCTGCCATTCCGCGAGCAGTTCATCGGCGTGGGGCTCGATTCCAGCGAAGTGGGCCATCCCCCCGAGAAGTTCGCGCGCGTGTTCGCGCGCTGCCGCGGGCTGGGCCTGCGGCTGGTCGCCCATGCGGGCGAGGAGGGGCCGCCGGCCTATATCCGCAGCGCGCTGGACGTCCTGCACGTGGAGCGCATCGACCATGGCGTGCAGGCCGTGCACGATGCCGAGTTGATGCAACGGCTCGCGCGCGAGCGCATCCCGCTCACGGTGTGCCCGCTCTCCAATCTCAAGCTCTGCGTGTTCCCCGATCTGGCGCGCCACAACCTGCGCCAATTGCTGGATGCCGGCCTGGCCGCCACCGTCAACTCCGACGATCCCGCGTACTTCGGTGGCTACGTGAACGACAACTTCCTGCAGCTCTTTGCCGCCGATCCGCTGCTCACGGCGCGCCACGCCTACCAACTGGCCTTCAACAGCTTCGAGGCCAGCTTCGCTCCCGATGCGCAGCGGCGCGAGTGGATGCAGCAGCTCCGGCAGCACTTCGAACAGGCCGCCCTTCCCGGAGAGTGA